GGTCCGGGAGGTGTGGGTGTACGGCGACGTGGCGCTCGGGCTGGACCCGGTCGAGCGACTGGACGTGTACGTCACCAAGGACATCCTGTTCAAGGACGCGCCGGAGCGCGCCGAGGAGTTCCAGCGCAGTCACGGCGTCGACGGCGTCGGCAAGACCGTCCGCGCCGCGTGGGCCGACGAGCATCCCGAGTACATCCGCGCGAACGCCAACGGCCACGCTGCGCCCGAAAAGTGCCTCGCCGCCCACCTCCTGAACGACGACGAGCCGGTCCATCTGGAAGTGTGTAACGCTTCCTTCGAGGACAACGTCACCCAGCGGCTCAAGGGGGCGAAGATGCGAAACGACTACGAGCAGATTCTGGACCCGCGCGGGGCCTGCCTGTGGCTCGACGGCGAACGGTCGCCGGAGGCGTTCCAGAAGCTCCGTGACAACGAGTTCGTCTTCCCGACGCTGCCCCAGTCGCTGTCGATGCTCGGGATGGACGAGACGGAGGCCGGCGACGCCGCCGACGCGGTCAAAGAGTACCGGGCACAGCAGGAGGGAGCGACGGTTCGGGGCGACGTGGTGTAGGCAGTAGGCAGTCACGGCCGGCTTTGGCAGACCGATTACTGCAACCACGGGGTGTCGACTGTTGAAAACTGATGTCCGCAGGCGGGGCATTCGACGAGCCGCGAGCCGCTCCCGCCGTCGGCGACCGCAGTGAACCGGCGGCTCCAGGTCACGTGACGGCACTCCGGACAGCGGCGGACGAGCGGTGGTATCATGGGAAGACGCGAATCGACACGTGTCGTTCGTAGCCGTTCGCTTTGCAAGGGTCTGTCGGCGGTCGACATCGCTCTGGGCGAGGTCACGGGCATGGACACAGTCCATGACAACTACAACGCGAGTTTGAGCGTACAGAAAGGATACATCCGCGCCGATCGGAGCGTCTCGTATGAACCGAACGAGACGCGAGACACTGGGGCTGGTCGGGGGCCTCGCGGCGACCGTCCTCGGCGGCTGTCTCGCTCCCGGGGCTGGCGGCGACGGCGGCGCGACGACGCCAACGCCGCGAAACGGCACCGACCAGGGCACACCGACCGACACCGAGAACGAAACCCCGACCCGGACGCCAAACAGACTCCCCGCTGGCGTCAAGCGGGTCGACGCGCCGCCGTACGACACTGAGGAGCCCACGTGCTCGGGAGACGGGCAGAACGAGGACTACGACCCGCTGTACCTCTGTGCCAACATGCCGGCCGAGCCGTCGCTGGCGTTCGACCAGCGGCCGGCGCGGGGAACGGTGTTTCGCGAGGAAGGGCTACAGTTCTCTCCCGGCGACGACAGCGGCGGAAACGGCAAACAGCTCTATGCGACACTGTTGACCGGGCCCGACGATGTCGATCGACTCGACGACGAGAGGGACGAAATTCACGCGTTCGTTTCGGAGACGGACTTCGAGCGCCGGGCCGTCCTTGTCGTCCAGACCGGCTGGGGATCGGGGTCGATACTGCCCCATCTGAAACGCATCGAGGCGACCGACACCGGAATCCACGCCTTCGGCTGTTACACCCGGCCCTGCGTCTACACCGCCGATTACACCGCCCGCACAACGGTGGCACGGTTCGAGCGCCCAGACGCACTTGACAGCGGCGTCGTCAGCCTGACCGTCGACCCGTCGACACGGTACAACGTGGCGACGGGCGAGGACGTAGTGACAGTCGACCGGTCGGAGTGACCCCCTGATTCTTTGCGACCTGCCGGTGAAGCGACAGCTATGGCAGCCCTCCCGATTCGAACCCTCCACGTCCTCGCGATGGCGGTCCTCGTCGGCGGCACGACCCTCCTCTGGTACAGCTATCGGAGCGGCGCTATCGCTTCGCTCGCGCCCGCGCGACAGTTCGAGTGGCTGTTCTGGGCCGGCGTCGGCGTGCTCGTGTTCACCGGCGTCGGCAACCTCGGCACGCTCGGGCCGCCAGGACCCGGAACCGATTGGGGACGAACCCTGCTGGCGAAACTCATCGTCGTCGTCGCCCTCGTCGTCGGGTCGGTCGTCCGGACGCTCCTCCTCGTTCAAGCCAGCGACCGCGAGGCAACATCCGGTGACCTGTCCCCAGCCCTTCGGCGAACGCTTTCGCGGGCCTACGGCGCGACAGCGGCCGTCCTCCTGAGCATCGTCGTCCTCGCGGAGGTACTCGCGCATGGCTGAGGACCAGCGTGAGCGGAGAGGTGAAAGCGAGATAGCGACCGGGACCGAGACCGAGCCAGCGTACACCGCGGAACGGGCCGACGCGCGACGGGTATCGCTCGTGACGTGGACGCTCGCGACCTTCGACACCGCCCTGTTCGTCCTGCTCGGCGTCCTCGCCGCCCACGCGAGCGGCGGCCTCGCCGACCTGCTTGCCGGGCTGAACACCCTCGTCGGCGTGGCCGTCTTCTGCTACCTCTGGGCGCTGTTCGTCCTGGCGGTCCGATGGGTTCACGGCCGGGTGGCGCTTGACTCGGCAGGAGTCAGCACGCTCGTCCTCCACGGAGTTGCGGCCGGCTGTGCCACCGGCGTCGCGTTCCTGCTGGGTCTGTTCGCGGTGGCACTCGTGCCGACGCTACAGAGCGGCGGGGTCCGACTGCAGGCGGTGCTGCTTGTCTTGCTCATCGGGGCCGGTGTCGCCGCTGTCGTCGGCGGCGTCGTCGGACTGGTCGCCAGCCTGCTGGACGGCGCAGTCTACAGACTGGCGGGCTATTTCCTCCCTGAAGCCGAGAACGAGCAGGTCACTGAACCTCGCCGACGGTAACGAAGAACGGGACCGTCTCGCGGCGTTCGTAGGCCTCCGCTTGCATCTGCTCGATTACGTCCCGGCCCATCGACCGCCAGCGCTCGCGGAGCGCGTCGTACTCGGCGGGCGTCGCATCGCCGTTGAGAATCGTCTCGCGGTTGTGTGCCAGTCCGGTTCCAGTGGCTTTCCGCTGGGCCGCCTGCATCGCCGCGTCGTCGTAGGGCGGCTCGATGCGCTGCTCCTGGTCGTACTGCGTCGTCGAGACGACGGACAACCCCGCGTCGCGGAACACGTCGGCGGCGTCGCTCCCGAGAGTGACGTCCGTCCGCACGCCATCGAGGAACAGCCGGCGAGCGCGGCGGGCCAGTGTCGGCTCCGCGTCGACGGTCGACTCGACGGTGACGGCGGCGTTGTTCGGCTCGATGGCGGCCACCCGGTCGGTGGCGACGCGGGCGAACTCCCGAACCGCGACCTCGGGGTCAGGGAGGTTGATGAGCAGCGCCTGACACACCACCAGGTCGAAGCTGTCGCCGGCAAAGGGGAGCCGCGTCGCGTCGCCGCAGACGGTCGGGTCGCCGGCGGCGGCCAGCAGATCCGTATCAGCGTCGAGGCCGACGACCGTTCCGTCGGTCTCCTCGCGGAGGACACGGGTCAGTTCACCGGTCCCACAGCCCACGTCGAGGACGCGCTCGCACTCGCCTAACTGCAGGTCCGAGAGCGCCTCGCGGGAGTCGGCCCACATCCCCCTGCGGGTGGTTTCGAGGTAGTCGGCGGAGAACCTGCGCACAGTTCCTCAGAGTCGAGTCGCCCCCAAAAGTACCGCGGTCGAACGCGCTCGAACTTCCCCACAGAGTCGAGAAGCTCGGATACGCCGCGCTCGATAGCGACGTCTATTCGCCGCGGAGTTCCTTGACGCGCTCGATGTTCCAGGCGAAACTCTTGCCGTTCTCGGTCGGCGTCTCGAGCACCAGCGGCACGTCGCGGATGGCGTCGTGATTGACGAACGCGCGCATCCCGTCCTCGCCGATGTGGCCCTCGCCGATGTGGGCGTGTTCGTCCTTGTTCGTCCCGCACTCGTGTTTGGAGTCGTTGAGGTGAACGCAGGCGAGGTCATCGAAGCCGACAGCCTCGTCGAACTCCGCGAGCGTCTCGTCGACGGCCTCAGGCGTCGAGAGGTCGTAGCCCGCGGCGAACATGTGGGCCGTGTCGAGACAGAACTCGATGTCCTGGTCAGTTCGCTTCCGAACCGTCGCCAGATGCTCGAACTGGCCGCCGAGTTTCGTCCCGCTGCCCGCGTCGGACTCGACCAGGACGGTGACGCCCTCGGGGATGTCGAGGTCGTCCAGCACGCTCGCGGCGTTGTCTAGGCCGCCGTCGACGCCCGCGCCGGTGTGAGCGCCGAGGTGGACGTTGACGTACTCGATGCCCAGCTTCGCGGCGGCGTCGACCTCCTTTTGCATCGAATCGAGGGACTTCTCGCGGAGGTCGTCTTTGGGCGTACAGAGGTTGACCAGATACGACGAGTGGATGACCCACGGGCCGACGCCGTGGTCGGCTGCGAGGTCGCGGAACTGCTCGGCTTCGTCGTCGTCGATGTTCGGGTCCTGCCAGACCTGTGGCGAATGGGAGAATATCTGCCCGCAGTTGCCGCTGTACTCGACCTGTTCCTCGACGGCGTTGTAGACGCCGCCGGCGATAGAGGTGTGCGCCCCGACTCGTACCATGCACACCGGTCGGTGATGCCCGACAAAAGAGGTTCCGGAGTGCCACGGTCGGTTATAGCTCGTGTCCGGATTTCGCCGGGGCGGGACGACAGACCGGGGAACAGGGATACCCGACCGCCTCAGACCCACTCGCGAACGGGCGGGATCATGCGGAGGCTCGATAGCGCGAGGTATGCACCGAACAGGACGAGAACCACGCCGATAGCCGCTGGAAGCGGCGTTGCTGACATTAGTAACGCTGCGCCCCAAGAGGCCAGTACGATGCCGATACCGACCAACATGAGCGTGCCGAGCGCGCCAAGCACTGCGTCCTCGGTAGCCACCCGAACAACCGCGTACAGTTCTTCCTCGGAAAGCGTTGCGGCGCTGCCGTCGGCTGCCTGAGGGTCGGCGGAGGTGTCGGCAGCGTCGTCATCAGCGGGGGACGAGACCATGCCACTGCTTGGCCGGGTTGCCACAAAACGGTGACGTAGCTCTGTTGTCAGGAACGTTGGACAGTCCGCCCTCGTAGCCCGTCATTGCAGGCGTGAGGGTCACGATAAATCGACCACCGCGCCGACATCGGTGACCTCGCTGTCGAGCATATTCTTATCAATAGCCAACTATCTAGTTTTGAGCGTCTTCAGTCGACTGGTAATCGACTTATACCGGTCTCGATAAGTTAGTAATAGCCAAATGACCGAATCACAGGCCGCAGTAAATGAAACACGCGAGTTCGAGTTCGTCTTGCAGTTCGACGCGGGAGCCGATAGCCTGATGGACGTGTTCCGGCAGCACGAAAGTCTCTCTGTGTGGTCCTCGGCCATCTTCGTCGGTGACGACCATATGTGGCGGCTGGACCACGCGAAGGGGACGCCCGAGGCCCTGAGTGCGTTCGACGAGGTCTTTCTGGACGAAGACCGCTGTAACGAGTGTTTCGACGTCGTGAGCTGT
The genomic region above belongs to Haloarcula hispanica ATCC 33960 and contains:
- a CDS encoding DUF7095 family protein — translated: MDRPEAVERVEEIVTTVEAETMPVPVREVWVYGDVALGLDPVERLDVYVTKDILFKDAPERAEEFQRSHGVDGVGKTVRAAWADEHPEYIRANANGHAAPEKCLAAHLLNDDEPVHLEVCNASFEDNVTQRLKGAKMRNDYEQILDPRGACLWLDGERSPEAFQKLRDNEFVFPTLPQSLSMLGMDETEAGDAADAVKEYRAQQEGATVRGDVV
- a CDS encoding CopD family protein, whose amino-acid sequence is MAALPIRTLHVLAMAVLVGGTTLLWYSYRSGAIASLAPARQFEWLFWAGVGVLVFTGVGNLGTLGPPGPGTDWGRTLLAKLIVVVALVVGSVVRTLLLVQASDREATSGDLSPALRRTLSRAYGATAAVLLSIVVLAEVLAHG
- a CDS encoding class I SAM-dependent methyltransferase, producing MWADSREALSDLQLGECERVLDVGCGTGELTRVLREETDGTVVGLDADTDLLAAAGDPTVCGDATRLPFAGDSFDLVVCQALLINLPDPEVAVREFARVATDRVAAIEPNNAAVTVESTVDAEPTLARRARRLFLDGVRTDVTLGSDAADVFRDAGLSVVSTTQYDQEQRIEPPYDDAAMQAAQRKATGTGLAHNRETILNGDATPAEYDALRERWRSMGRDVIEQMQAEAYERRETVPFFVTVGEVQ
- a CDS encoding deoxyribonuclease IV, whose protein sequence is MVRVGAHTSIAGGVYNAVEEQVEYSGNCGQIFSHSPQVWQDPNIDDDEAEQFRDLAADHGVGPWVIHSSYLVNLCTPKDDLREKSLDSMQKEVDAAAKLGIEYVNVHLGAHTGAGVDGGLDNAASVLDDLDIPEGVTVLVESDAGSGTKLGGQFEHLATVRKRTDQDIEFCLDTAHMFAAGYDLSTPEAVDETLAEFDEAVGFDDLACVHLNDSKHECGTNKDEHAHIGEGHIGEDGMRAFVNHDAIRDVPLVLETPTENGKSFAWNIERVKELRGE